From the Caldalkalibacillus thermarum genome, the window TGGAGGACAAAAGATGTGGCCCAGATCAAAGCCGTTGAGGATTAAGAAGATACTTAACAATAATGCTGTTGTGGTCAAAGACGGCAGTGAAGAAAAAATCCTCATGGGTACGGGCATAGGCTTTCAAAAGCGGAAAAATGACATTGTTAACAGAAACAAGATTGAAAAAGTGTTTGTCATGAAAGGGGAGAACGAGAACGAAAAGTTCCAGCAATTGTTGCGCACCATTCCAGAAGAACGCATTGCGATTTGTGAAGATATTATTTCATATGCTGAAGAACAATTAGGTACCAAACTGAACAATCATATTCACATCGCCCTGACTGATCACTTGTCATTTGCCATAGACCGGATTGAAAACGGCATCAAAATTGAGAACCAGCTGCTGAACGAGATTAAAGTGCTTTACAAAAAAGAATTTGAAATTGGGATGTGGGCGATTAATTACATTAAAGAGAAGCTCAATATTGAAATGCCACCTGATGAAGCGGGTTATATCGCCCTTCATATCCATACGGCCAAAATTTCAGATAACAGTATGGAAAACACTTTAAGACTCACAACGATGATTAACGAATTAATCAGTATGGTTGAAAAAGAGTTTGGGATTGACCTTGATCAGGAGAGCCTCTCATACCAGCAGTTAATCACCCATCTTCGTTTTGCCCTGATGAGAGCAGAGAGCAATGAACCGTTTCACGCCATGGATCAAGACATGCTGCAGTTGATTAAAGACAAATACCACCAAGAGTTCCAATGTGCCCAAAAGATGGCTCAATATGTAAACAACCAATACGGCCTTATTTTTCCCGAGTCTGAAATCGGTTATATTACCCTGCATCTGCAGCGGATGCGCGGACAAGACAGGATGACCGTCAAATAAAGGGGATTGTCACCGGATATTTCCGGTCAAGACCTGAAATGTATAAGGGCAGGCCAGCATGAGACAAACTTTACCTTCCGCACATACAATACGATGGGTTGCCAAATGACTGCAGAAGCGGAAGGGGAAGATAGGCATGGCCAAAAAGAAATTAGGTCCACGGTAGATGATGTTGCCATGAATAGACCGTGGACCGATGAGTTAAGCTAATTTTAGCATGAGGAAAGGAAAGGGGAATCCCGTAGCTGGCCAATAAGAATAACCCTAACGGGCGATAACTTCGCTAGGTGCCAAACGTTTTTTTGCGGTTCAGTTTGGTTTCCAGCCGAACCATCAGTTTGGTTTTTGACAGTGAGTAAAGCGTTAAGGCGCTCCAGATAAACATAAAGCTGATCAAATCAATTGTTGTGAACGGTTCATTGAAAACAAAAATGCCCAGACATAGTGTAATGGATGGGGCGATGTATTGGAAAAAACCAAGCATGGTTAAAGGAATTCTTCTTGCTCCTTGGGCAAAGCACAACAAGGGAAGCGCTGTGGCCATACCAGCCCCTGCCAAAAGCAGAGAAGTGCCAACAGAGCTGGTACCAAAAGAGCTGCTTCCAGTGTTGTGTAGCCACGCGACATATAATAAGGCTAACGGCAAGGTTAACAATGTCTCAAAGGCCAGGCCAAGCATGGCATTCAGACTGGCTATTTTTTTGGCCAAACCGTACAACGCAAAACTTAAGGCCAAGGATAACGCGATCCACGGAATGGCACCGTAATGAACAGTGATCAGCAACACGCCAATTGTGGCCAAGACAAATGACCACGTTTGCCAGTAAGTTAACCGTTCCTTGAGCACAACAATTCCGAGCAGAACACTAAGCAAGGGATTGATATAATACCCCAGACTGGTTTCGATCACCCGGTCATTGTTAACGGCCCAAATATAAACGAACCAGTTGGCACTGATCACAAGGGCAGATGAGATTAAGGCAAGAGACTGTTTCCGGTTTCGCCAGATAGAGAGACATTCCTGCTTTAGTTCCGACCACTTGGAGGTTACAGCCAGAATCAGGATGACAAATACGAAGGACCATATAATCCGGTGAGCCAAAATTTCAAGCGCCGGAATGTTTTCTAACAGTTTCCAGTATAAAGGCAGAACACCCCAAACCACATAAGCAGCTACCGCATACCATGTTCCCATGATGACTTGTTTTTGATTGTTCATGCCGTTTACCTCGATTCACGAAAAAATTTAAACATCTTCATTATAAAAGGTTGCTGAAGAAAATAACAATTATTTTTGCATTCAAACTAACTAAGCGGCAGGTTGTACAAAAAAATTAATTTGTTGGTCCATCATCATTTATATTTTTCTCTTATATTTAGTGGGGAGAGCATGATGAAAAAGTGGCTGTGTTTGCTTAGTGTATACATGTTGGTTTTATATTTTTCCTATCATTATCGGCAACCGATACTGGATTGGATTAATCAGGGGGATCTGTCTCAGTTCCCCTTGATGCTTTTTGTTGCTGTGTTTTTGGCTGTTTTTCCCGTAATTCCGTTTACTTTGTTTGCCGGGGTGATGGGCGCCAAATACGGTGTTATCTTGGGAACGCTGATTAACTGGTTTGGGGCTGTCTCATCAGCCGCTATTTTCTTTTTCCTTGCCCGGTCCGCCTTAAGCAGCTACTTTGACAAAACAATTCAGCGATTTAAGAAGCTGGACAAGTTAACAGACATGATTGAAAAGAACGCCTTTGTGGCGGTGCTCTTTGTCCGTTTGGTCCCTGTCGTGCCGACACCAGTGGTTAACATTTATGCGGGGATCAGCAACATGTCTTTTCTGAGCTATTTTTTGGCGACAGCCATCGGCCAGATTCCAGGCATGTTTGTCTATGCCTTGTGCGGCAAGCAAATGTTTTCCTCACCTTCAGTTTTGATGTGGACACTGGGTGGATATTTGCTGTTTATGCTGGCCGTATTTGGGCTTTACAGCTTGTGGTATCGCGGTAGACTGAAGGTGGCGGTAGATTAGGGACCGAGTACAGTAACCAGACTAAGCAGCTTTGTTGAACGTAGGACCGAAGGCCATTCGGTCCTTTTTGTCTGTACACAACACGTTGAATATGGTAGAATGGAATCAATGGTTCATATAATAGAACTA encodes:
- a CDS encoding TVP38/TMEM64 family protein, encoding MKKWLCLLSVYMLVLYFSYHYRQPILDWINQGDLSQFPLMLFVAVFLAVFPVIPFTLFAGVMGAKYGVILGTLINWFGAVSSAAIFFFLARSALSSYFDKTIQRFKKLDKLTDMIEKNAFVAVLFVRLVPVVPTPVVNIYAGISNMSFLSYFLATAIGQIPGMFVYALCGKQMFSSPSVLMWTLGGYLLFMLAVFGLYSLWYRGRLKVAVD
- the licT gene encoding BglG family transcription antiterminator LicT; this encodes MWPRSKPLRIKKILNNNAVVVKDGSEEKILMGTGIGFQKRKNDIVNRNKIEKVFVMKGENENEKFQQLLRTIPEERIAICEDIISYAEEQLGTKLNNHIHIALTDHLSFAIDRIENGIKIENQLLNEIKVLYKKEFEIGMWAINYIKEKLNIEMPPDEAGYIALHIHTAKISDNSMENTLRLTTMINELISMVEKEFGIDLDQESLSYQQLITHLRFALMRAESNEPFHAMDQDMLQLIKDKYHQEFQCAQKMAQYVNNQYGLIFPESEIGYITLHLQRMRGQDRMTVK
- the rarD gene encoding EamA family transporter RarD; the protein is MNNQKQVIMGTWYAVAAYVVWGVLPLYWKLLENIPALEILAHRIIWSFVFVILILAVTSKWSELKQECLSIWRNRKQSLALISSALVISANWFVYIWAVNNDRVIETSLGYYINPLLSVLLGIVVLKERLTYWQTWSFVLATIGVLLITVHYGAIPWIALSLALSFALYGLAKKIASLNAMLGLAFETLLTLPLALLYVAWLHNTGSSSFGTSSVGTSLLLAGAGMATALPLLCFAQGARRIPLTMLGFFQYIAPSITLCLGIFVFNEPFTTIDLISFMFIWSALTLYSLSKTKLMVRLETKLNRKKTFGT